In Candidatus Bandiella numerosa, one genomic interval encodes:
- a CDS encoding arginase, producing MAYSKFNKIALIGSAFGQGAQNFSTNMAPIYLKEVYNLTSKLQSSDIESYWYSIVEVKASSYLNSIVCNQGKNYQSVFENITQLRDVLKNFFTNTKLEFPVIIGGDHSCAIGSWSRIIEFYNAKKKYGLIWIDAHMDAHTIESSMSKAYHGMPLSFLLGTNTTHFNLSSGCFICPENLVIIGARSFEKAEKDFLDKLQVRVFYMDEVKKRGLNSILQEAIKIVKQNTNYFGVSIDIDAIDPKDAPGTGCSVVNGLLWRDLKNNLSIIFREREFNALEIVEYNPKLDINNQTAEIIFQIISMLARLLALRI from the coding sequence ATGGCATATAGTAAATTTAATAAAATAGCTTTAATAGGTTCTGCATTTGGTCAAGGTGCGCAAAATTTTTCAACCAATATGGCCCCTATATATTTAAAAGAAGTTTATAATCTTACAAGTAAATTGCAATCCTCTGATATTGAATCGTATTGGTATAGTATAGTTGAAGTTAAAGCATCATCGTATTTAAATTCAATAGTTTGTAACCAAGGTAAAAATTATCAGTCTGTATTTGAAAATATCACGCAATTAAGAGACGTGCTTAAAAATTTTTTTACTAATACTAAGTTAGAATTTCCAGTTATAATAGGGGGCGATCATTCTTGTGCAATTGGTTCATGGTCTAGAATTATAGAATTTTATAATGCCAAAAAAAAATATGGATTAATATGGATAGATGCGCATATGGATGCTCATACTATTGAAAGCTCTATGTCAAAAGCTTATCATGGTATGCCTCTTTCATTTTTATTAGGGACTAATACTACGCATTTTAATTTATCTTCTGGTTGTTTTATTTGTCCTGAGAATTTAGTAATAATAGGGGCTAGATCTTTTGAAAAAGCAGAAAAAGATTTTTTAGATAAGTTGCAGGTACGTGTTTTTTATATGGATGAAGTTAAAAAAAGGGGCTTAAATTCTATATTACAAGAGGCAATCAAAATAGTGAAACAAAACACAAATTATTTTGGTGTTTCTATTGATATTGACGCTATAGATCCTAAAGATGCTCCAGGAACTGGTTGTTCAGTCGTTAATGGATTATTATGGAGAGATTTAAAAAATAATTTGTCAATAATATTTAGAGAAAGAGAATTTAATGCTTTAGAGATTGTAGAATATAATCCTAAACTTGATATAAATAATCAAACTGCAGAAATTATTTTTCAAATAATTTCTATGTTAGCAAGATTGCTTGCACTTAGAATTTAA
- a CDS encoding Tn3 family transposase, which translates to MQIIEIIPPKQAMSFDKPPIFNINEQQKYFKQEPILQELLYQIRKPEAKAGLLLQYGYFKATKRFFQKEDYKKKDIIFISKLLGYREVAISDYKERTYREHKRLILSISGFTSFSSNEDLLKVELNHMASQQMHPRNIFFAAIDFLTSKKIELPNYRVFAKMITESFNLFEFQSLKKIEINITEEHKEVLDALLDKNDSKGVYARNLVARLKNINQSLRPKNIKQSIRGFLIVKNLFKELEPLIKSLDLSPEATKYYAIWVIKARIEQLSTLNNPNKIYLYLAAFINYQYCTWQDTLVNILLRSTQERLNKVEKAIEEKIIDKNEEKNKKTQSIIEGFKRSEESIEKIRKIVFLKELTDAEKITILQSILGEQITTEELKKYQELEKEILHELSNSEYYKVLESFSRTIQNRVADIVRYVEFNPETKSSNLMEAIVDYQKKKGDINSTSPRKFLSNIEQKLIFGKTNDQFNVSLYKAVLLTKISDAIKSGEVNLLNSYKFLPIEAYLISDDVWEKEKETLIERAGVGKFKKIKDLLLKLKDILEKQYYITNCNITDKTNKFIRFHKNGRFILHTPKVERGEHDKISSLLSKNEYKSVLEIFSEIDKILSFTECFKHYKVKNISKKPAKEIFYGGIFGLGTNMGLHRLSNTSKGINYNTLYNTVNWYFTVENLSTINKSFIQFMSKLWLPTLFLKDKELLHSSGDAKKFVVSAESLNANFSFKYFGQNHGSSVYTFLDERQMLFYTTIFSSSERDAGYVIDGLLCNADMNIDTHSTDTHGYTEIIFAICYLIGVDFAPRIKNIAAQSIFAFNKSTKQILKAQHKTPVLPARYIKTSVIEENWDSILRLIVTIKLRNTQASRILRRLSSYAKQHQLHEALKEFGRIIKSIFILKYIDNVELRQQIEKQLNKGELSNRFSSIIFFANNQEFTQSITEDQEIVVQCKMIIQNLIILWNYLMLTKLIMRCDPEKRKEIIDIIKHGSIITWRHINLLGIYDFNNLKKADITLDDAKEILLYNKAA; encoded by the coding sequence ATGCAAATAATAGAGATAATCCCACCTAAGCAAGCTATGAGCTTTGACAAACCTCCTATATTTAACATTAATGAGCAACAAAAGTATTTTAAACAAGAACCTATACTTCAGGAATTACTATATCAAATTAGAAAGCCAGAAGCAAAAGCAGGTTTATTATTACAATATGGTTATTTTAAAGCAACAAAAAGATTTTTTCAAAAAGAGGATTATAAGAAAAAAGATATTATATTTATAAGTAAATTATTAGGATATAGAGAGGTAGCTATAAGTGATTATAAGGAGCGTACATATAGAGAACATAAAAGATTAATATTATCTATAAGTGGCTTTACTTCTTTTAGTAGCAATGAAGATTTGTTAAAAGTAGAGTTAAATCATATGGCATCACAACAAATGCACCCTCGTAATATATTTTTTGCAGCTATAGATTTCTTAACATCAAAAAAAATAGAACTGCCTAATTACAGGGTATTTGCTAAAATGATAACAGAATCATTTAATCTTTTTGAGTTTCAATCACTCAAGAAAATAGAAATAAATATTACAGAAGAACATAAGGAAGTATTAGATGCGTTGTTAGATAAAAATGATAGTAAGGGAGTTTATGCGAGAAATTTAGTTGCAAGGCTCAAAAACATAAATCAGTCTTTAAGACCAAAAAATATAAAACAAAGTATCAGAGGGTTTTTAATTGTAAAAAATTTATTTAAGGAATTAGAGCCTTTAATAAAATCATTAGATTTATCCCCTGAAGCAACAAAGTATTATGCTATATGGGTTATAAAAGCACGAATAGAACAACTTAGTACACTTAATAATCCTAATAAGATTTATCTTTATCTTGCTGCGTTTATAAATTATCAATATTGCACATGGCAAGATACACTGGTAAATATACTATTGCGTTCCACTCAAGAGAGATTAAACAAAGTTGAAAAAGCTATTGAAGAAAAAATAATAGATAAAAATGAGGAAAAGAATAAAAAAACTCAATCTATAATAGAAGGTTTTAAAAGATCAGAAGAAAGTATAGAAAAAATTAGAAAAATAGTATTTTTAAAAGAGTTAACGGATGCTGAAAAAATCACTATACTTCAAAGTATATTAGGTGAGCAAATAACTACAGAGGAGTTAAAAAAATATCAAGAATTAGAAAAAGAAATACTACATGAACTAAGTAACTCAGAATATTACAAAGTATTAGAAAGTTTTTCTAGAACAATCCAAAATAGAGTTGCTGATATAGTACGTTATGTAGAATTTAATCCAGAAACTAAATCTAGTAACCTAATGGAAGCTATTGTAGATTATCAAAAGAAGAAAGGAGATATTAATAGTACTTCCCCTAGAAAATTTTTATCTAACATAGAACAGAAACTTATTTTTGGAAAAACTAACGATCAATTCAATGTTTCGCTATATAAAGCAGTACTATTGACAAAAATATCTGACGCTATAAAAAGTGGAGAAGTTAATTTACTTAATTCTTATAAATTTCTCCCAATAGAAGCCTATTTAATATCAGATGACGTATGGGAAAAAGAGAAGGAGACACTTATAGAAAGAGCTGGTGTTGGAAAATTTAAAAAGATTAAAGATTTGTTATTAAAATTAAAAGATATATTAGAAAAACAATATTATATTACAAATTGTAATATAACCGATAAAACAAACAAATTTATAAGATTTCATAAGAACGGAAGATTCATACTACATACACCAAAAGTAGAAAGAGGAGAGCATGATAAAATTTCTTCATTATTGAGTAAAAATGAATATAAATCTGTTTTGGAAATTTTTTCAGAAATAGATAAGATATTGAGTTTTACTGAGTGCTTTAAGCATTATAAGGTCAAGAACATAAGCAAAAAACCTGCTAAAGAAATATTTTATGGTGGAATTTTCGGATTAGGAACTAATATGGGACTACATAGATTATCAAATACATCGAAAGGAATCAATTATAATACATTGTATAATACAGTAAATTGGTATTTTACAGTAGAAAATTTAAGTACAATAAATAAAAGTTTTATACAATTTATGAGTAAGTTATGGTTACCAACACTTTTTTTAAAGGATAAAGAGTTACTTCATAGTTCTGGGGATGCTAAAAAATTTGTGGTATCGGCTGAATCCTTAAATGCAAATTTTTCATTTAAGTATTTTGGCCAAAATCATGGTAGTAGCGTTTATACTTTTTTAGATGAAAGGCAGATGTTGTTTTATACAACTATCTTTAGCAGTTCAGAACGTGATGCAGGATATGTAATAGATGGATTATTATGTAATGCGGACATGAATATAGATACCCATTCTACCGATACACATGGATATACAGAAATAATCTTTGCTATATGCTATTTAATAGGAGTAGATTTTGCTCCACGTATCAAAAATATTGCCGCACAAAGTATATTTGCTTTTAATAAAAGTACTAAGCAAATACTCAAGGCGCAACACAAAACTCCTGTTTTACCAGCAAGATATATCAAAACCTCAGTAATAGAAGAAAACTGGGATAGCATTTTAAGATTAATAGTAACAATTAAACTCAGAAACACACAAGCTTCTAGGATTTTACGTAGGTTAAGTTCTTATGCAAAACAACATCAATTACATGAAGCACTTAAAGAATTTGGTAGAATAATAAAATCCATATTTATCTTAAAGTACATTGATAATGTAGAGTTAAGGCAGCAAATAGAGAAACAATTAAATAAAGGAGAGTTATCTAATAGGTTTTCTTCAATAATATTTTTTGCTAATAACCAAGAATTTACACAGAGTATAACAGAGGATCAAGAAATAGTAGTGCAATGTAAAATGATAATACAAAATTTAATTATCTTATGGAATTATTTGATGCTTACAAAACTAATTATGCGCTGTGACCCAGAAAAAAGAAAGGAGATAATAGATATTATAAAGCACGGTTCTATCATTACTTGGAGACATATTAATTTACTAGGTATATATGATTTTAATAATCTAAAAAAAGCAGATATTACATTAGATGATGCAAAGGAGATTTTATTATACAACAAAGCTGCATAA
- a CDS encoding ATP-binding cassette domain-containing protein encodes MQVKNKKISIYDIINNYDFLFTPIANAASGAIGFGLPGSLAGIVIGTIDESLISLGYTNSRYLSPIIQGISSFATLSTSWVIRGIGGVLNLMLFKLTISEYSEYANKISNPVQLGLYGSCVYGWKGGIGAILFGSIEEIFIHYKLYNKYYISTAVSFATGTRLLKGKIVGLSSNFIINKLKLEKVSVLFKNLEEGMPYLLESISVVISSIKIMYDEDQKSNVNALNIQKEIKIMHVRLGQELAYTDMLEKQIITASGFAIVEQFLHFKLMGYFQKYNGAFYGELVDSQIWESFKLSLKDIFLMLPSLIIIKQFLINPFDAYFSFQFQNQLCNIISNKWIIGEIPLKLLQQDNSEVLIDNLNKDIAIVANNGEGLRKSFFNDIIKSSYSQYLMYQYNAQDLIIIYQIYYSCTQYISENLSKWEVIYSNILRDFESRKNSILKHDARNVETVVERNGFIYSKEILKILNNDIKLITTKQLLVKHLYDTWKEVELYTNIMFTFFSIGYKAHIGELHLDGRLKIAAATESISSLMSWRGKNAKKIEEVNNSIKNLNSFIDKIEYVEDTTFTSLNQIGDINHGLVFKDLNLSIGNNELIYIKEINLKLGAYYALTGNSGSGKSSLLSKIKGIKYDGIKASGVIEYPHNLDKVNEIILMSQKDFFPLDTTLLEAIYYPQLIKVQENKEIYYKVLKMLQKLDLCNSNNIEKEKCDIENFMNVKKDWNYVLSGGQKKKVLLVSALMQSPKILLLDEPFTGLHQKAIFEMQSLIKETLESSNALVICIDHHVNDSMNFYDFELSIKNNTLELKTFEINDMGHDF; translated from the coding sequence ATGCAAGTAAAAAATAAAAAAATCTCTATCTATGATATAATAAATAATTATGATTTTTTATTTACGCCAATTGCTAATGCTGCATCAGGAGCTATAGGATTTGGTTTGCCAGGGAGTTTAGCAGGAATAGTTATTGGCACTATAGATGAATCTTTAATAAGCTTAGGTTATACTAATAGTAGGTACTTATCTCCAATAATTCAAGGAATAAGTTCTTTTGCGACCCTCAGTACTTCTTGGGTAATAAGAGGTATTGGTGGGGTGTTAAATCTTATGCTTTTTAAGCTGACAATTAGCGAATATAGTGAGTATGCCAATAAAATAAGTAATCCTGTACAATTAGGATTGTATGGAAGTTGTGTATATGGGTGGAAAGGTGGGATAGGTGCTATATTATTTGGCAGCATAGAAGAAATATTTATTCATTATAAGCTTTATAATAAGTATTATATTTCAACAGCTGTATCATTTGCTACGGGGACACGTTTGTTAAAAGGAAAAATAGTAGGGTTGAGCAGTAATTTTATAATCAACAAACTGAAATTAGAGAAAGTAAGTGTATTATTTAAAAATTTGGAAGAAGGGATGCCATATTTATTAGAAAGTATTTCGGTTGTTATAAGCTCAATTAAAATTATGTATGATGAAGATCAGAAATCTAATGTGAATGCACTCAATATACAAAAAGAAATAAAAATAATGCATGTGAGATTAGGGCAAGAGTTAGCATATACTGATATGCTAGAAAAACAGATTATTACTGCATCAGGTTTTGCTATAGTAGAACAATTTTTACATTTTAAATTAATGGGTTATTTTCAAAAATATAATGGTGCATTTTATGGAGAATTAGTAGATTCTCAGATATGGGAATCATTTAAACTATCTTTGAAAGATATATTTTTGATGCTTCCATCTTTAATTATAATAAAACAGTTTTTAATAAATCCTTTTGATGCGTACTTCAGTTTTCAATTTCAAAATCAATTATGTAATATTATTAGTAATAAGTGGATAATAGGTGAAATACCTCTCAAACTTTTACAACAAGATAATAGCGAAGTTTTAATTGATAATTTAAATAAAGATATAGCAATAGTTGCTAATAATGGAGAGGGACTTAGAAAAAGTTTTTTTAATGATATTATTAAAAGCAGCTATAGCCAATATTTAATGTATCAATATAATGCACAAGATTTAATAATTATTTACCAAATTTATTATAGTTGCACACAATATATATCAGAGAATCTTTCTAAATGGGAGGTAATTTATAGTAATATCTTAAGAGATTTTGAAAGTAGGAAAAATAGTATTTTAAAACATGATGCAAGAAATGTAGAGACGGTAGTGGAGCGTAATGGATTTATTTATAGTAAAGAAATATTAAAAATCTTAAATAATGATATAAAATTAATAACAACTAAACAATTATTGGTGAAACATCTTTATGATACCTGGAAAGAAGTTGAATTATACACAAACATAATGTTTACCTTTTTTTCAATAGGGTATAAAGCCCATATTGGGGAATTACATTTAGATGGGCGTTTAAAAATAGCTGCAGCGACTGAGAGTATATCATCACTAATGAGTTGGAGGGGGAAAAATGCTAAAAAAATTGAAGAAGTTAATAACTCTATTAAAAATTTAAATTCTTTTATAGATAAGATTGAATATGTTGAAGACACAACTTTTACAAGTTTAAATCAAATAGGTGATATAAACCACGGGCTAGTGTTTAAGGATTTAAATTTAAGTATAGGGAATAATGAATTGATTTATATAAAAGAAATAAATCTAAAATTAGGAGCATATTATGCATTAACGGGTAATTCAGGTTCAGGTAAGAGTAGCTTACTCTCCAAAATAAAAGGAATAAAATATGATGGAATAAAGGCTAGTGGTGTTATTGAATATCCACATAATTTAGATAAGGTAAATGAAATTATTTTGATGTCACAAAAGGATTTTTTTCCTCTAGATACTACTCTTCTAGAGGCAATTTATTATCCACAACTGATTAAGGTGCAGGAAAATAAAGAAATATATTATAAGGTTTTAAAAATGCTTCAAAAGTTAGATTTGTGTAATAGTAATAATATAGAAAAAGAAAAATGTGATATAGAAAATTTTATGAATGTAAAAAAAGACTGGAATTATGTTTTGAGTGGCGGACAAAAGAAAAAAGTTTTGTTGGTTTCTGCATTAATGCAAAGCCCAAAAATACTTCTTTTAGATGAGCCATTCACAGGTTTGCATCAAAAAGCTATATTTGAAATGCAATCATTAATAAAAGAAACTTTAGAGAGTAGCAATGCGTTAGTTATTTGTATAGATCATCATGTGAATGATAGCATGAATTTTTATGATTTTGAATTATCTATAAAAAATAATACATTAGAACTTAAAACTTTTGAAATAAATGATATGGGGCATGATTTTTAA
- a CDS encoding ATP-binding cassette domain-containing protein — MIYNYLLNFYSCFKQRIYFINKLLPYIWISSSNIRNRYIIFVLSTVVMMVLNIIFPLVLRKIILLLSLNLGNFSSQVIFFIFLYCFIWISAQACNLLREFLLLKAIEKSVNFLCQEVIAHIHKLPYHFHVSKKIGETISYIEKAYQAFPNILWGFLLSIIPIIIEIIIATGIIYYLYGYLLGAILIGTLFIFIIFSIVFAKFISEAQDLSNQDHFKANALIVDGLINFSLIKYFGNFNYENKQVKNLLSKRENSAVHAQKIACYMRLGQILIIGICIVVITLIAGQQTVYNHLSIADFILINSYILQFANPLFLFGYIFKEMRKGFTDMEYIFKLLKLSPQIEPNSRTSLKRHTKSCIVEFKNVSFAFNKEQNILKNVSFKLFPNKTVALVGGSGSGKSTISNLLFRFYTPNSGEILINGHNILDIHSDILTHLVGITPQNLNLFNNTIHYNLCYGNFNATSTEINNVLKAVQLTDMISNLPLGLETVIGENGLTLSSGEKQRITIARLLLKKPLIYIFDEVTSNLDFITEKHIQNSISKLAKNATFLIIAHRLAAITSIDHIIVLKQGVIVEEGKHQELLNNKGYYFELWKSQVTMVSKNHY; from the coding sequence ATGATTTATAATTATTTGTTAAATTTTTATTCATGCTTTAAGCAACGCATATATTTTATCAATAAGTTATTACCTTATATTTGGATAAGTAGCTCTAATATAAGAAATCGGTATATTATATTTGTTCTATCTACAGTAGTAATGATGGTATTAAATATTATATTTCCTTTAGTATTAAGAAAAATAATACTGCTATTGTCTTTAAATCTAGGTAATTTTTCATCACAAGTTATTTTTTTTATTTTTTTATATTGTTTTATTTGGATAAGTGCGCAAGCGTGTAATTTACTAAGAGAATTTTTGTTATTAAAAGCTATAGAAAAAAGTGTTAATTTTTTATGCCAAGAAGTAATTGCTCACATACATAAATTACCTTACCATTTTCATGTAAGTAAAAAAATAGGAGAAACAATAAGCTATATAGAAAAAGCTTACCAGGCATTTCCTAATATTCTTTGGGGATTTTTGTTAAGTATAATACCAATAATTATTGAAATTATAATAGCGACTGGAATTATTTATTATTTATATGGTTATTTATTAGGTGCAATACTTATTGGCACTTTATTTATTTTTATAATATTTAGTATTGTATTTGCAAAATTTATATCAGAAGCGCAAGATTTAAGTAATCAAGATCATTTTAAAGCTAATGCTTTAATAGTTGATGGTCTTATAAATTTTTCACTTATTAAATATTTTGGGAATTTCAATTATGAGAATAAGCAAGTAAAAAATTTACTTAGTAAGCGTGAAAATAGTGCAGTACATGCACAAAAAATAGCTTGTTACATGCGTTTAGGGCAAATATTAATTATAGGGATATGTATTGTAGTTATAACCTTAATAGCTGGACAACAAACAGTATATAATCATTTATCAATTGCTGATTTTATTTTAATAAACAGTTATATTTTGCAGTTTGCAAATCCATTATTTTTATTTGGTTATATATTTAAAGAGATGCGTAAAGGGTTTACAGATATGGAGTATATATTTAAGCTTTTAAAACTAAGCCCACAAATTGAACCTAATAGTAGAACTTCTTTAAAAAGACATACCAAATCATGTATAGTTGAATTTAAAAATGTAAGTTTTGCTTTTAATAAAGAACAAAATATTTTAAAAAATGTATCTTTTAAATTATTCCCAAATAAAACTGTTGCTTTGGTAGGAGGTAGTGGATCTGGAAAATCTACAATTTCTAACCTTTTATTCCGATTTTATACTCCTAATTCAGGGGAAATATTAATTAATGGTCACAACATATTGGATATTCATTCTGATATTCTTACTCATTTAGTAGGTATAACTCCTCAAAATCTAAATCTTTTTAATAATACAATACATTATAATTTATGTTATGGTAATTTTAATGCTACATCTACAGAGATTAACAATGTTTTAAAAGCTGTACAATTAACTGATATGATTAGCAATTTACCTTTAGGACTGGAGACTGTAATAGGAGAGAATGGTTTAACTTTATCATCAGGTGAAAAGCAAAGAATAACTATAGCCAGGTTATTACTAAAAAAACCTTTAATATACATTTTCGATGAGGTAACATCTAATCTTGATTTTATAACTGAAAAACACATACAAAATTCAATTAGTAAGTTAGCTAAAAATGCTACTTTTCTTATTATTGCTCATAGACTTGCTGCTATTACATCTATTGACCATATTATTGTTTTAAAACAAGGGGTTATTGTTGAAGAAGGTAAACATCAAGAATTATTAAATAATAAAGGTTATTATTTTGAGTTATGGAAATCTCAAGTAACAATGGTAAGTAAAAATCATTATTAA
- a CDS encoding formyltransferase family protein, whose product MVIDKIKYKFSCYIISETSLGIICATHIIKNGHNLLGIVSPSKKTYEWAIKHNIKYCNSIKEFQQLNLSQGSFDYLFSVVNYNMMPQSVLKLPRFSAINYHDSILPRYAGVHATSWAIINEECNHGVSWRIMNMALGKVDKLQLVKMQATQSVACSVESNLTV is encoded by the coding sequence GTGGTTATTGATAAAATTAAATATAAATTTTCTTGTTATATTATTAGTGAGACAAGTTTAGGTATAATATGTGCGACGCATATTATTAAAAATGGGCATAATCTTTTAGGTATCGTGTCTCCAAGTAAAAAAACTTATGAGTGGGCTATAAAACATAACATTAAGTATTGTAATTCTATAAAAGAATTTCAGCAACTTAATTTATCTCAAGGCTCTTTTGATTATTTATTTAGTGTTGTGAATTATAACATGATGCCTCAAAGTGTATTAAAGTTACCACGTTTCTCTGCAATCAATTATCATGATTCTATATTACCTAGATATGCTGGCGTACATGCCACTTCCTGGGCTATCATAAATGAAGAGTGTAATCATGGTGTTTCCTGGCGTATAATGAATATGGCGCTAGGCAAAGTGGATAAATTACAGCTGGTGAAAATGCAGGCTACACAAAGTGTAGCCTGCAGTGTAGAATCAAATCTCACGGTATAA